Proteins encoded by one window of Marixanthomonas sp. SCSIO 43207:
- a CDS encoding ABC transporter ATP-binding protein, whose product MIEIKGLHKSYRTGSNSLHVLKGIDFSVSEGEMVSIMGSSGSGKSTLLNILGMLDEADEGSYHLDGTQIKNLNERVAAKYRNKFLGFIFQSFNLINYKSALDNVAMPLYYQGEKRNTRTEKAMHYLEKVGLANWAGHLPNELSGGQKQRVAIARALASDPKVLLADEPTGALDTKTSYEVMELIQGINDEGKTILVVTHEDDIAHMTKRIVNLKDGIILDDSVVKQVRAKEAREKALAHV is encoded by the coding sequence ATGATAGAAATCAAAGGCTTGCATAAGTCATACCGAACCGGAAGCAATTCTTTACACGTTTTAAAAGGAATCGATTTTTCAGTTTCTGAAGGAGAAATGGTATCCATTATGGGTTCTTCTGGATCGGGAAAATCTACTTTACTTAATATTTTAGGAATGCTAGATGAAGCAGATGAAGGAAGCTACCATCTAGACGGAACCCAAATTAAAAACTTAAATGAACGAGTAGCTGCAAAATACCGAAATAAATTTTTAGGGTTTATTTTTCAATCATTCAACCTAATAAATTATAAGTCTGCCCTTGACAATGTTGCTATGCCTTTATATTATCAAGGTGAAAAACGTAACACACGCACCGAAAAAGCTATGCACTATCTAGAAAAAGTAGGTCTGGCAAATTGGGCGGGACACTTACCTAATGAGCTTTCAGGAGGACAAAAACAACGTGTTGCAATTGCTCGTGCTTTGGCAAGTGACCCAAAAGTATTACTTGCAGATGAACCTACCGGAGCATTAGATACCAAAACATCATATGAAGTTATGGAGCTTATTCAAGGTATTAATGACGAAGGCAAAACTATACTAGTAGTAACTCACGAAGACGATATAGCGCATATGACTAAGCGCATCGTAAATTTAAAAGACGGTATTATCCTAGATGATTCTGTAGTAAAACAAGTGCGAGCAAAAGAAGCTCGTGAAAAGGCATTGGCTCATGTTTAA
- a CDS encoding DUF420 domain-containing protein has translation MSNSVSNTSKKYNLWIWILSIAVPVAVAVLFTVRIPGVERLGFLPPIYATINGLTAILLIAAVFQIRKGNRKTHERLMKTSIVLSVLFLVMYVAYHMTSDSTPYGGEGAIRYVYFFILISHILLSITVIPFVLITYVRAITGQFAKHKKIARITFPLWLYVAVTGVIVYLMIAPYY, from the coding sequence ATGTCAAACTCTGTATCAAATACATCAAAAAAATACAACCTTTGGATCTGGATACTTTCTATAGCTGTTCCGGTAGCTGTAGCAGTATTATTTACGGTTAGAATACCAGGAGTAGAAAGATTAGGTTTTTTACCACCAATTTACGCAACAATCAATGGTTTAACGGCAATATTGCTTATAGCAGCAGTTTTTCAAATACGAAAAGGAAATCGAAAGACTCATGAAAGACTCATGAAGACTAGTATTGTGCTCTCAGTTTTGTTTTTAGTTATGTATGTTGCCTATCATATGACTTCAGATTCAACTCCCTATGGAGGCGAAGGAGCTATACGTTATGTTTATTTCTTTATATTAATTTCACACATATTGCTTTCAATTACAGTGATACCATTTGTACTGATAACGTATGTAAGGGCTATTACCGGGCAATTTGCTAAACATAAAAAAATAGCAAGAATCACATTTCCTTTGTGGTTATACGTTGCAGTTACCGGAGTGATTGTTTACCTTATGATTGCACCCTATTATTAA
- a CDS encoding SCO family protein, translating into MKKYSYIGITAVILIFGIWAVPKIVERLGDGEVVENDRLSSTSATSEKKNLKTDSEMIVINEIPQFSFLNQDKETISNSYYDGKVYVVEFFFSTCPSICPVMNANMLQLQEAFKDEDDFGIASFTIDPAHDTPEVLKTYAENHKANHPHWNFLTGDKEDILKLSNEGFKLYAAESPEADGGFEHSGMFALVDKNGNITSRIDDNGNPIIYYNGLEQGDINKLIEDIKKLL; encoded by the coding sequence TTGAAAAAATATTCATACATAGGGATTACGGCTGTTATTTTAATTTTCGGTATTTGGGCTGTTCCAAAAATAGTTGAACGGCTAGGTGACGGTGAGGTTGTAGAAAACGATAGATTGAGTAGTACTTCAGCAACTTCAGAAAAAAAGAATTTGAAAACAGATTCTGAAATGATCGTAATTAATGAAATACCTCAATTCAGTTTCTTAAATCAAGATAAGGAGACTATTTCCAATTCATATTACGACGGAAAAGTGTACGTAGTAGAGTTTTTCTTTTCTACTTGTCCAAGTATTTGTCCTGTTATGAATGCAAATATGCTACAACTACAAGAAGCCTTTAAGGATGAAGATGATTTTGGTATAGCTTCATTTACAATAGACCCTGCTCACGATACTCCAGAAGTATTAAAAACCTATGCTGAAAATCATAAAGCCAATCATCCACACTGGAATTTTTTAACTGGCGATAAAGAAGATATTTTAAAACTCTCAAACGAAGGTTTTAAGTTGTACGCAGCAGAAAGTCCCGAAGCCGATGGTGGGTTTGAGCATTCAGGAATGTTTGCGCTGGTTGATAAAAATGGAAATATTACATCTCGTATTGATGACAATGGTAATCCAATTATTTACTACAACGGTCTAGAGCAAGGAGATATTAATAAGTTAATTGAAGATATTAAAAAGCTTCTATAG
- a CDS encoding cytochrome C oxidase subunit IV family protein, with protein sequence MAHDNHNLAIFRGTLKFKNNIQKIWGVFILLSIVTIVEVILGIIKPAVLTENTFLAMKLLNWVFIILTIVKAYYITWDFMHMRDEKSGLRRSVVWTGIFLIAYLVLILLIEGDYIYEVYKENFIKFDF encoded by the coding sequence ATGGCACACGACAATCATAATTTAGCAATTTTTAGAGGAACACTTAAGTTTAAAAACAATATCCAAAAAATATGGGGAGTTTTTATTCTGCTTTCCATCGTGACTATCGTTGAAGTAATATTAGGTATAATAAAACCGGCAGTATTAACCGAGAATACCTTTTTAGCAATGAAGCTGCTTAACTGGGTGTTTATTATACTTACAATTGTTAAAGCATATTACATTACTTGGGATTTTATGCATATGCGTGACGAAAAATCAGGATTACGTAGATCTGTAGTATGGACAGGAATATTCTTGATAGCATATTTAGTACTTATACTATTAATAGAAGGTGATTATATTTACGAAGTTTATAAAGAAAACTTTATTAAGTTTGATTTCTAA
- a CDS encoding cytochrome c oxidase subunit 3 yields the protein MEATVVETGTEGKTWGGGNKPLKASYGKMMMWFFIVSDALTFSGFLASYGFSRFKFIDSWPIADEVFTHFPFLHGVEAPMYYVALMTFILIFSSVTMVLAVDAGHKMQKGKVTLYMFLTIIGGIIFVGSQAWEWATFIKGDYGAVETKGGKILQFLNTEGERVALADFATNIPTTREVHTSSEGIWYEAEPTKTSFTFEEVKAGFLANDDILIRTQYLNEHGEPTVLSREESVAKLVNDGNLVVEGANLRHNEYGPPLFADFFFFITGFHGFHVFSGIVINIIIFFNVVIGTYERRGSYEMVEKVGLYWHFVDLVWVFVFTFFYLV from the coding sequence ATGGAAGCTACCGTTGTTGAAACAGGTACCGAAGGAAAAACTTGGGGTGGTGGTAATAAACCATTAAAAGCCAGTTATGGCAAAATGATGATGTGGTTTTTTATCGTCTCTGATGCTTTAACCTTTTCAGGATTTCTTGCCTCTTATGGCTTTTCTAGATTTAAATTTATAGACTCTTGGCCAATTGCCGATGAAGTGTTTACTCACTTTCCATTTTTACACGGTGTAGAAGCACCAATGTATTATGTGGCTTTAATGACGTTTATACTTATTTTCTCATCGGTAACAATGGTGTTGGCGGTAGATGCCGGTCACAAAATGCAAAAAGGCAAAGTGACACTATATATGTTTTTAACTATTATAGGTGGTATTATATTCGTAGGTTCTCAAGCTTGGGAATGGGCAACTTTTATTAAAGGAGATTATGGTGCAGTAGAAACTAAAGGCGGTAAAATACTTCAATTTTTAAATACCGAAGGAGAGCGCGTAGCACTTGCAGATTTTGCCACAAACATCCCAACAACTCGAGAAGTTCACACAAGCAGTGAAGGTATATGGTATGAAGCCGAACCTACAAAAACTTCATTTACTTTTGAGGAAGTAAAAGCAGGGTTTTTAGCAAATGATGATATTTTAATAAGAACACAATACCTTAATGAGCATGGCGAGCCTACTGTTTTATCAAGAGAAGAATCTGTAGCCAAGCTTGTCAATGACGGTAACCTAGTTGTAGAAGGAGCTAATCTAAGACACAATGAATATGGTCCGCCATTATTTGCAGATTTCTTTTTCTTTATCACAGGGTTTCATGGTTTTCACGTATTCTCTGGAATTGTAATCAACATAATAATTTTCTTCAATGTAGTAATAGGTACTTATGAAAGAAGAGGAAGTTATGAAATGGTAGAAAAAGTAGGTCTTTACTGGCACTTTGTAGATTTAGTTTGGGTATTTGTATTTACATTCTTTTACCTTGTATAA
- a CDS encoding cytochrome c oxidase subunit 3 — MDYTEGSEEHKIARAKKMMLWFGIISLSMSFAGLTSAYVVSKERPDWLTDFQIPQAFYISLGVILLSSVTIHLAKRSISKEQNKKGMLFLVSTLFLGIGFILLQFKGFSEIIANGYYFTGSESTITTSFIYLVVLLHLSHIIAALISVLVVIYNHYKLKYINGKTLGIELAATFWHFVDILWIYLFLFFYFVR, encoded by the coding sequence ATGGATTATACAGAAGGCTCAGAAGAACATAAAATAGCACGTGCCAAAAAAATGATGCTTTGGTTTGGTATTATAAGTTTGTCCATGAGTTTTGCAGGATTGACGAGTGCTTATGTGGTGAGTAAAGAACGCCCAGATTGGTTAACAGATTTTCAAATTCCGCAGGCTTTTTACATTAGTTTGGGGGTTATACTTTTAAGTAGTGTAACCATACATTTGGCAAAAAGATCTATCTCTAAAGAACAGAATAAAAAAGGAATGTTGTTTTTGGTAAGTACTCTTTTCTTGGGAATAGGGTTTATTTTGCTTCAGTTTAAAGGTTTTTCTGAAATAATAGCAAATGGTTATTATTTTACAGGAAGTGAAAGCACCATTACAACTTCATTTATATATTTGGTTGTATTATTGCACCTATCGCACATCATTGCTGCGTTAATTTCAGTATTGGTGGTAATTTATAATCATTATAAACTAAAATATATAAACGGCAAAACCCTTGGAATTGAACTAGCTGCTACTTTTTGGCATTTTGTTGATATTCTGTGGATATACCTGTTTTTGTTTTTCTATTTCGTTAGATAA
- the cyoE gene encoding heme o synthase: MSLSVTQTQSIPQTLIRNFTEITKFRLSVSVVFSSVAGYLLGAETIDYYVLLLLCVGGYCMVGASNVYNQIIERDLDALMDRTKDRPIPAGRIGVSSAFVLAIVLTVVGLLVLYSINPITAMFGAISIFLYVSLYTPLKTKTPLSVFIGAFPGAIPFMLGWVAATNSFGIEPGTLFMVQFFWQFPHFWAIGWFLYEDYQKGGFFMLPTGKRDKGTAVQVVLYSIWTVLTSLIPAFGVTGKLYLTPVSAVIIGLLGIGLLYYAFRLYKEKTNKAAKQLMLASVSYITLLQVVYVLDKFIR, translated from the coding sequence ATGAGCTTGTCAGTAACACAAACACAATCTATTCCTCAAACTCTTATTAGGAATTTTACCGAAATCACAAAATTTAGGCTTTCGGTAAGTGTGGTTTTTTCTTCTGTAGCAGGATATCTGTTAGGAGCTGAGACTATTGATTACTATGTGTTGCTGTTACTTTGTGTGGGAGGTTATTGCATGGTTGGCGCTTCAAATGTATACAATCAAATTATCGAAAGAGATCTAGATGCATTAATGGACCGCACAAAAGATAGGCCTATTCCTGCGGGTCGTATAGGAGTGAGTTCAGCATTTGTATTAGCTATTGTTTTGACCGTTGTCGGGTTATTGGTTCTATATTCTATTAACCCTATTACTGCAATGTTTGGGGCGATTTCTATTTTTTTATATGTAAGTCTTTATACGCCACTTAAAACAAAGACACCTCTTTCAGTTTTTATTGGTGCTTTTCCGGGAGCTATACCCTTTATGCTGGGTTGGGTTGCTGCAACCAATTCATTTGGTATTGAACCAGGAACCTTATTTATGGTTCAGTTTTTTTGGCAATTTCCGCATTTCTGGGCTATAGGTTGGTTTTTGTATGAAGACTATCAAAAAGGAGGATTTTTTATGCTTCCAACCGGAAAAAGAGATAAAGGAACAGCTGTTCAAGTAGTTTTGTATAGTATATGGACTGTTTTAACATCCCTAATACCTGCCTTTGGCGTTACAGGAAAGCTATACTTAACTCCTGTAAGTGCTGTGATTATTGGATTGTTGGGCATAGGACTATTGTATTATGCGTTTAGATTATATAAAGAAAAAACAAATAAAGCAGCCAAGCAGTTAATGTTGGCAAGCGTAAGTTACATTACATTACTGCAGGTGGTGTATGTACTAGATAAATTTATAAGGTAA
- a CDS encoding MBL fold metallo-hydrolase produces MNLKKLSFLLIICITTLSFAQTDSGNKVNIRITKANDDVYMLQGKGGNIGLSFGKESILMIDNQYAEFSEDILKAIRKVSDKPIKMLLNTHFHGDHTGGNSAFKKEGAIIFSHQNTRDRIASIVNSDQKKIDKSALPTVTFTDKLQLNHNNETIQAFHIAEAHTDGDIALYFPSSNVIHTGDVFFNGKYPFIDIENGGSVSGYIKGLEKIAMVCNEDTKIIPGHGDLASLKELNYTKNMLQNIYKQVTYHYVKEKSLEEVLAMSDITAEYDENDYGKGYVSTEMFIKTLYNDVKASRGPIDKRSMEERLQDKLKEQKEKMKKKE; encoded by the coding sequence ATGAATTTAAAAAAACTGAGCTTCTTACTTATCATTTGTATCACTACTTTGTCATTCGCACAAACCGATTCTGGCAATAAAGTAAACATAAGAATCACAAAAGCAAATGACGATGTTTATATGTTGCAAGGAAAAGGAGGAAATATAGGTTTATCTTTTGGGAAAGAATCCATATTAATGATTGATAATCAATATGCAGAATTTTCAGAAGATATTCTTAAAGCAATAAGAAAGGTAAGTGATAAACCAATAAAAATGTTGCTTAACACACATTTTCACGGAGACCATACCGGCGGAAATTCAGCTTTTAAAAAAGAAGGTGCTATAATTTTTTCACATCAAAATACAAGAGATCGTATAGCTAGTATTGTAAACTCAGACCAAAAAAAGATTGACAAGTCTGCGCTTCCTACTGTAACATTTACAGACAAATTACAGCTTAATCATAATAATGAAACTATTCAAGCCTTTCATATTGCAGAAGCTCACACCGATGGAGACATCGCATTATACTTTCCAAGTAGCAATGTAATACACACAGGAGATGTGTTTTTTAACGGCAAATACCCTTTTATAGATATTGAAAATGGTGGAAGCGTAAGTGGCTACATTAAAGGTCTAGAAAAAATAGCTATGGTTTGTAATGAAGACACAAAAATAATTCCAGGTCACGGAGATTTAGCTTCTCTTAAAGAATTGAATTACACAAAGAACATGCTTCAAAACATATATAAGCAAGTTACCTACCACTACGTAAAAGAAAAATCTTTAGAAGAAGTTTTGGCAATGAGTGATATAACTGCCGAATATGATGAAAATGACTACGGGAAAGGCTATGTTTCTACAGAAATGTTTATCAAAACACTTTATAATGACGTAAAAGCATCAAGAGGACCTATTGACAAAAGAAGCATGGAAGAACGTCTTCAAGACAAGCTTAAGGAACAAAAAGAGAAAATGAAAAAGAAAGAATAA